A region from the Azospirillum fermentarium genome encodes:
- a CDS encoding GntR family transcriptional regulator → MARAPKPKDATPQSAALEEVTAKVPLSVVAYRKIREAIRTGHYAPGDRILEDELSRQLEMSRTPVREALHRLESEGLLVYEARQGIVVARLDYQMIMELYSMRDVLEGTAAAMAARHASDAEIANLEHLLLMEERFADDAAAMAEHNRRFHEAIYRSAHNRYLLKTLNALQDPLSLLSKTTFLLPGRRTAAHPEHQAIVEAIRARDPERAERVARTHIRAAQQARLQIMAEEAAWGADTPGGS, encoded by the coding sequence GTGGCCCGCGCACCCAAGCCGAAGGACGCCACCCCCCAGAGCGCAGCGCTGGAGGAGGTGACGGCCAAAGTGCCGCTCAGCGTCGTCGCCTACCGCAAGATCCGCGAGGCGATCCGCACCGGCCACTACGCGCCGGGGGACCGCATCCTCGAAGACGAGCTGTCACGCCAGTTGGAAATGAGCCGCACCCCGGTGCGCGAAGCGCTGCACCGGCTGGAATCCGAAGGGCTGCTGGTGTACGAGGCGCGCCAGGGAATCGTCGTCGCGCGCCTGGATTATCAGATGATCATGGAACTCTATTCCATGCGCGACGTGCTGGAGGGCACCGCCGCGGCCATGGCCGCCCGCCACGCGTCGGATGCGGAAATCGCCAATCTTGAACATCTGCTGCTGATGGAGGAACGCTTCGCCGACGATGCCGCGGCCATGGCCGAACACAACCGGCGTTTCCACGAAGCCATCTACCGCAGCGCCCACAACCGTTATCTTTTGAAAACGCTGAACGCGCTGCAGGATCCGCTGTCGCTGCTCAGCAAGACCACGTTTCTTCTGCCCGGCCGCCGTACGGCGGCCCACCCCGAGCATCAGGCGATCGTGGAGGCGATCCGCGCCCGTGATCCCGAACGGGCCGAACGGGTGGCCCGCACCCACATCCGCGCCGCCCAGCAGGCCCGCCTGCAAATCATGGCCGAAGAGGCGGCGTGGGGCGCCGATACGCCGGGCGGCTCATAA
- the tcuA gene encoding FAD-dependent tricarballylate dehydrogenase TcuA, with protein MADFSKTYDVLVIGGGNAALCAAISARKQGASVLVLEHAPRAFRGGNSRHTRNLRAMHTAPTSVLTESYGEDEYWEDLVRVTGGNTDETLARMTIRATAQVLPWMEACGVRFQPSLSGTLSLSRTNAFFLGGGKALLNAYYTTAERLGVEVLYDTEVVSLDLDDGLVRSVSVTSRGFPATVRAKAVVASSGGFQANIGWLKRYWGDAADNFIIRGTPYAKGRILENLLAQGVQQAGDPTQCHAVAIDARAPAFDGGIVTRLDCVPFSIVVNRDAQRFYDEGEDFWPKRYAIWGRLVAQQPGQIAYSIIDSKAAHLFMPSVFPPVTADSIAELAAKLGLDPAALERTVTDYNAAVQTGTFDTTRLDDCRTEGLTPPKTHWARTVDTAPFTAYPLRPGITFTYLGVKIDTQARVQMQDGRPAKNLFAAGEIMAGNILGRGYLAGFGMAIGTVFGRIAGKEAASYAHH; from the coding sequence ATGGCGGATTTTTCAAAAACCTACGATGTTCTGGTGATCGGCGGCGGCAACGCGGCGCTGTGCGCGGCGATTTCGGCGCGCAAGCAGGGGGCCAGCGTGCTGGTGCTGGAACACGCCCCGCGGGCCTTCCGCGGCGGCAACAGCCGGCACACCCGCAACCTGCGGGCCATGCACACGGCGCCGACCTCGGTGCTCACCGAGTCCTACGGCGAGGACGAGTATTGGGAGGATCTGGTCCGCGTCACCGGCGGCAACACCGACGAGACGCTGGCGCGCATGACCATCCGCGCCACGGCACAGGTGCTGCCGTGGATGGAGGCGTGCGGCGTGCGCTTCCAGCCGTCCCTGAGCGGGACGCTGAGCCTGTCGCGCACCAACGCCTTCTTTCTGGGGGGCGGCAAGGCGCTGCTGAACGCCTATTACACCACGGCGGAACGGCTGGGCGTGGAGGTTCTCTACGACACCGAGGTGGTGTCGCTGGATCTTGACGACGGCCTCGTCCGGTCGGTGTCGGTCACCAGCCGCGGCTTTCCCGCCACCGTCCGGGCCAAGGCGGTGGTGGCGTCGTCGGGCGGTTTCCAGGCGAACATCGGCTGGCTGAAACGCTATTGGGGCGACGCGGCGGACAATTTCATCATCCGCGGCACCCCCTATGCCAAGGGCCGGATTCTGGAAAACCTGCTGGCCCAGGGCGTGCAGCAGGCGGGCGACCCCACCCAATGCCACGCGGTCGCCATCGACGCGCGGGCGCCGGCCTTCGACGGCGGCATCGTCACCCGGCTGGACTGCGTGCCCTTCAGCATCGTCGTCAACCGCGATGCCCAGCGGTTTTATGACGAGGGCGAGGATTTCTGGCCCAAGCGCTACGCCATCTGGGGCCGGCTGGTGGCGCAGCAGCCGGGGCAGATCGCCTATTCCATCATCGATTCCAAGGCGGCCCACCTGTTCATGCCGTCGGTGTTCCCGCCGGTGACGGCGGACAGCATCGCCGAACTGGCGGCCAAGCTGGGGCTGGACCCGGCAGCATTGGAACGGACAGTCACCGATTACAACGCCGCGGTTCAGACCGGCACCTTCGACACCACCCGTCTGGACGATTGCCGGACCGAGGGGCTGACCCCGCCCAAGACCCATTGGGCGCGCACCGTCGATACGGCGCCCTTCACCGCCTATCCGCTGCGGCCCGGCATCACCTTCACCTATCTGGGCGTGAAGATCGACACGCAGGCCCGCGTGCAGATGCAGGACGGGCGCCCGGCAAAGAACCTGTTCGCGGCGGGCGAGATCATGGCCGGCAACATTCTGGGGCGCGGCTATCTGGCGGGTTTCGGCATGGCGATCGGCACGGTGTTCGGCCGTATCGCGGGGAAGGAGGCGGCGAGCTATGCGCACCACTGA
- a CDS encoding efflux RND transporter permease subunit — MSKFFIDRPVFAWVIAIVIMMAGALAILRLPVEQYPKIAPPTVSITASYPGASAKTLEDTVTQVIEQKMTGLDNFRYMASTSDSSGNVTITLTFEPAANPDIAQVQVQNKLQLAVPLLPQEVQQRGLQVSKAGNDFLMVAGFVSSDGRLTQGDIADYVTSNLQDIISRVQGVGDVTVFGPQHAMRIWIDPDKLNSHQLTTTDITTAVKAENAQVSAGQLGGAPAVPGQRINATITAQSRMQTPEQFGAILLRVNPDGSQVRLRDVARIEIGSETYEIAARYNGNPAAGLGIKLATGANALDTAAAVKARIADLSAFFPAGLEVIYPYDSTPFVQLSIHEVIKTLVEAIVLVFVVMYLFLQNFRATLIPTIAVPVVLLGTFGILSSFGFSINVLTMFGMVLAIGLLVDDAIVVVENVERVMSEDKLAPRDATRKSMDQITGALIGIALVLSAVFVPMAFFGGSAGAIYRQFSLTIVSAMGLSVLVALVLTPALCATLLKPLPEGHGHHRGGFFGLFNRGFDATSRAYVGGVRGAVGRIGRYFFAYLLILGGLGYLFMQIPSSFLPTEDRGQLFVLWSAPPNASAERTAETAAAVTDYFLTREKDTVEGLFTIVGFNFAGRGQNSGMAFVRLKDWSVRPSPAQKPQAIAGRVMGAMSKLKDAVVFAFLPPSVPGLGNATGFDLQLVDRGGLGHDRLMQARNQLLGMAAQNPKLVGVRPNGLEDTPQFRLDVDREKAAALGLSLSDINTTLSVAWGSSYVNDFIDNGRVKKVYLQADAPYRMQPSDINRWYVRNASGQMVPFSAFSMGQWIYGSPKLERYNGASSVNIQGSAAPGISSGEAMAEMEAMMTKLPPGIGYEWTGLSFEERLSGSQAPALYALSMIIVFLCLAALYESWSVPAAVILVVPLGVIGAVTAALLRGLPSDVYFQVGLLTTIGLSAKNAILIVEFAKALYDQGMDLKDAAIEACRQRLRPIIMTSMAFILGVLPLAIASGAGSESQNAIGVGVMGGMISATVLAVVFVPVFFVLIYRLFVRRAAPVPQPAAGD; from the coding sequence ATGTCGAAATTCTTCATCGACCGCCCGGTCTTCGCCTGGGTCATCGCCATCGTCATCATGATGGCCGGCGCGCTGGCCATCCTGCGGCTGCCCGTCGAACAATACCCCAAGATCGCCCCGCCCACGGTGTCGATCACCGCCAGCTACCCCGGCGCCTCGGCCAAGACGCTGGAGGACACGGTCACCCAGGTCATCGAGCAGAAGATGACCGGGCTGGACAATTTCCGCTACATGGCGTCCACCAGCGACAGTTCGGGCAACGTCACCATCACCTTGACGTTCGAGCCGGCGGCCAACCCCGACATCGCCCAGGTGCAGGTGCAGAACAAGCTCCAGCTTGCCGTGCCCCTGCTGCCGCAGGAGGTGCAGCAGCGCGGGCTGCAGGTGTCCAAGGCCGGCAACGACTTTCTGATGGTGGCCGGCTTCGTGTCGTCCGACGGGCGGCTGACCCAGGGGGACATCGCCGACTATGTGACCTCGAACCTGCAGGACATCATCAGCCGCGTGCAGGGCGTGGGCGACGTCACGGTGTTCGGGCCGCAGCATGCCATGCGCATCTGGATCGACCCCGACAAGCTGAACAGCCATCAGCTCACCACCACCGACATCACCACCGCGGTCAAGGCGGAAAACGCGCAAGTCTCCGCCGGCCAGTTGGGCGGTGCCCCCGCCGTGCCCGGCCAGCGCATCAACGCCACCATCACCGCCCAGTCGCGGATGCAGACGCCCGAACAGTTCGGCGCCATCCTGCTGCGGGTGAATCCCGACGGGTCGCAGGTGCGGCTGCGCGACGTGGCACGGATCGAGATCGGGTCGGAAACCTATGAGATCGCCGCCCGCTACAACGGCAACCCCGCCGCCGGTCTGGGCATCAAGCTGGCCACCGGCGCCAACGCGCTGGACACGGCGGCGGCGGTCAAGGCGCGCATCGCCGACCTGTCCGCCTTCTTCCCCGCGGGGCTGGAGGTCATCTACCCCTATGACAGCACCCCGTTCGTGCAGCTGTCGATCCACGAGGTGATCAAGACGCTGGTCGAGGCCATCGTCCTGGTGTTCGTGGTGATGTACCTGTTCCTGCAGAACTTCCGCGCCACGCTGATCCCGACCATCGCGGTGCCGGTGGTGCTGCTGGGCACCTTCGGCATCCTGTCGTCGTTCGGGTTCTCCATCAACGTGCTGACCATGTTCGGCATGGTGCTCGCCATCGGCCTTCTGGTGGACGATGCCATCGTGGTGGTGGAAAACGTCGAGCGCGTGATGAGCGAGGACAAGCTCGCCCCCCGCGACGCCACCCGCAAATCCATGGACCAGATTACCGGCGCCCTGATCGGCATCGCGCTGGTGCTGTCGGCGGTGTTCGTGCCCATGGCGTTTTTCGGCGGGTCGGCGGGCGCCATCTACCGCCAGTTCTCGCTGACCATCGTGTCGGCCATGGGGCTGTCGGTGCTGGTGGCGCTGGTGCTGACCCCGGCGTTGTGCGCCACCCTGCTGAAGCCGCTGCCCGAGGGGCACGGCCATCACCGGGGCGGATTCTTCGGCCTGTTCAACCGCGGCTTCGACGCCACCTCGCGCGCCTATGTCGGCGGCGTGCGCGGGGCCGTGGGGCGGATCGGGCGCTATTTCTTCGCCTATCTGCTGATTTTGGGCGGGCTGGGGTATCTGTTCATGCAGATCCCGTCGTCGTTCCTGCCCACCGAGGACCGCGGGCAGCTGTTCGTGCTGTGGTCGGCCCCGCCCAACGCCAGCGCCGAACGCACGGCGGAAACCGCCGCCGCCGTCACCGACTATTTCCTGACCCGCGAAAAGGACACGGTGGAGGGGCTGTTCACCATTGTGGGATTCAACTTCGCCGGGCGCGGGCAGAACTCCGGCATGGCCTTCGTCCGCCTGAAGGACTGGAGCGTGCGCCCGTCCCCGGCGCAGAAGCCCCAGGCCATTGCCGGGCGGGTGATGGGCGCCATGTCCAAGCTGAAGGACGCGGTGGTCTTCGCCTTCCTGCCGCCGTCGGTGCCGGGTCTGGGCAACGCCACCGGCTTCGATCTCCAGCTCGTGGACCGTGGCGGGCTGGGGCACGACCGGCTGATGCAGGCGCGCAACCAGTTGCTGGGCATGGCGGCGCAGAATCCCAAACTGGTGGGCGTGCGCCCCAACGGGCTGGAGGACACGCCGCAGTTCCGGCTCGACGTGGACCGGGAAAAGGCCGCGGCCCTGGGGTTGTCGCTCAGCGACATCAACACCACCCTGTCGGTGGCGTGGGGGTCGTCGTACGTCAACGACTTCATCGACAACGGCCGGGTGAAGAAGGTCTATCTGCAGGCCGACGCCCCGTACCGCATGCAGCCCAGCGACATCAACCGCTGGTACGTGCGCAACGCATCGGGCCAGATGGTGCCGTTCTCCGCCTTTTCCATGGGGCAATGGATCTACGGCTCGCCGAAGCTGGAGCGGTACAACGGCGCGTCCTCGGTCAACATCCAGGGATCGGCGGCACCGGGCATCAGCTCGGGCGAGGCGATGGCCGAGATGGAAGCCATGATGACCAAGCTGCCCCCCGGCATCGGCTATGAATGGACCGGCCTGTCGTTCGAGGAGCGGCTGAGCGGGTCGCAGGCGCCGGCCCTCTATGCCCTGTCCATGATCATCGTGTTCCTGTGTCTGGCAGCGCTCTATGAAAGCTGGTCGGTGCCGGCGGCGGTGATCCTGGTGGTGCCGCTGGGGGTGATCGGGGCGGTGACGGCGGCCCTGCTGCGCGGCCTGCCCAGCGACGTGTATTTTCAGGTCGGCCTGCTGACCACCATCGGCCTGTCGGCCAAGAACGCCATCCTGATCGTGGAGTTCGCCAAGGCGCTGTACGACCAGGGCATGGACCTGAAGGACGCCGCCATCGAGGCGTGCCGCCAGCGTCTGCGCCCGATCATCATGACCTCCATGGCCTTCATCCTGGGCGTGCTGCCGCTGGCGATCGCCAGCGGGGCCGGGTCGGAAAGCCAGAACGCCATCGGTGTGGGCGTGATGGGCGGCATGATCTCGGCCACCGTGCTGGCGGTGGTGTTCGTGCCGGTGTTCTTCGTCCTGATCTACCGCCTGTTCGTCCGCCGCGCCGCCCCGGTGCCGCAGCCGGCGGCGGGGGACTGA